A window of Flavobacterium flavigenum contains these coding sequences:
- a CDS encoding T9SS type A sorting domain-containing protein, with amino-acid sequence MKKKLFFLTILFVSMQTWSQQINEAAGWLESAFVKWQPVSNAQTYNVYYTGNGFTDKKIDNQLIRSYGSYYRADIPGLKAGTYTVKVKPVISGAEGNGTITGTLTVLAHDRNGFAFDGGRVPGGYKADGTPKDNAVILYISQNTKNTISMDITGASANPCVGLQNILYAIKKGKDTRPFIIRLLGNITDMTVMEGGDVVIENDNNASSYLTFEGVGNDAVANGWGVRLKSASNIEVSNIGFMNCNSTAGDNVGMQQDNDHIWVHNCDLFYGDAGSDADQIKGDGALDNKSSTYVTLSYNHFWDSGKASLLGLSEGTTTGLYITYHHNWFDHSDSRHPRVRYYSAHIYNNYYDGNSKYGAGSTLGSSLFIEGNVFRNCKYPMLTSKQGTDIFYDSTGTFSGEAGGTIKAFNNTMTGQTRYIPYNATNYPVEFDAIEATTRGEVISSSIKSKLGGNSYNNFDTNAALYVKNLVIDQPAAAQTKVVQYSGRVSGGDLKWTFDNSVDDASSTVIAALKSALTNYTGTLISVQGETNLVSNQTLTSTTNNNQTVTSGTAIGSIVFTWGGSATDATVTGLPASGITFVKNTTAKTITITGTPTATLSYSISTIGSGTAATGSGTITVTLASAQTLTSTTNNSQTVTSGTAISSIVFTWGGSATDATVTGLPASGITFVKNTSAKTITISGTPTTTVSYSIATTGTGTAVTGSGTITVTGTSTGNQVHNFTTSGKTSTFYSITGNMNSTAGSVTYAGLTLTARLKIESSTSITYTTTAASTLKLVFDSNFTGTIKVNNVSYTAVSGVVTVSLPAGVNTITKGSVANLYYISTTYNTTARMSANSFAEEVASAKLTLYPNPVSSELNIDSDKAIQKVEVYNLTGLLVNTQQGNNNSFDMSNLANGSYLVKVHTETNVTTKIIIKK; translated from the coding sequence ATGAAAAAAAAACTATTTTTTCTGACTATTTTGTTTGTATCAATGCAAACATGGTCACAGCAAATTAATGAGGCGGCCGGCTGGCTGGAATCTGCTTTTGTAAAATGGCAGCCCGTCAGTAATGCCCAGACGTACAATGTTTATTATACCGGAAACGGCTTTACAGACAAGAAAATTGACAATCAATTAATCCGTAGCTATGGTTCTTACTATCGCGCCGATATTCCGGGTCTTAAAGCAGGAACTTATACTGTAAAAGTTAAACCGGTTATTTCAGGTGCTGAAGGAAATGGTACTATAACCGGTACTCTTACTGTTTTAGCTCACGATCGTAACGGCTTTGCTTTTGATGGAGGCCGCGTTCCGGGAGGATATAAAGCGGATGGAACTCCGAAAGACAATGCGGTAATTCTTTATATCTCACAGAATACTAAAAACACTATTTCGATGGACATTACCGGAGCAAGTGCAAATCCGTGTGTTGGATTACAAAATATTTTGTATGCCATTAAAAAAGGAAAAGATACGCGGCCGTTCATCATCCGTCTGTTAGGGAATATTACTGATATGACTGTTATGGAAGGCGGAGATGTTGTTATCGAAAATGATAATAATGCTTCGAGTTATCTTACTTTTGAAGGTGTTGGTAATGATGCTGTTGCAAACGGTTGGGGAGTGCGTCTTAAATCTGCTTCAAATATTGAAGTCAGTAATATTGGATTTATGAATTGCAATAGCACGGCCGGAGATAATGTAGGGATGCAGCAGGATAATGATCACATCTGGGTTCATAACTGCGATTTATTTTACGGTGATGCCGGAAGCGATGCCGATCAGATTAAAGGAGACGGAGCATTAGATAATAAATCATCAACTTATGTTACATTGTCCTATAATCACTTTTGGGATAGTGGTAAAGCCAGTCTTTTAGGTTTGAGTGAAGGAACAACAACAGGTTTGTATATTACCTATCACCACAACTGGTTTGACCATTCTGATTCCCGTCATCCAAGAGTTCGTTATTATTCTGCACACATTTATAACAACTATTATGATGGAAATTCAAAATACGGAGCCGGCTCAACATTAGGTTCATCTTTATTCATAGAAGGAAATGTTTTCAGAAATTGTAAATATCCGATGCTTACTTCTAAACAGGGAACTGATATTTTTTACGATTCTACAGGTACTTTTTCTGGTGAAGCCGGAGGAACTATTAAAGCATTTAATAATACGATGACTGGTCAGACACGTTATATTCCGTATAATGCAACCAATTATCCTGTTGAGTTCGATGCTATTGAAGCCACAACCAGAGGTGAGGTTATCAGCAGTAGTATCAAATCAAAACTGGGTGGCAATAGTTATAATAACTTTGATACCAATGCTGCATTATATGTCAAAAATCTGGTTATCGATCAGCCCGCAGCAGCGCAAACTAAAGTGGTGCAATATTCTGGTCGTGTCTCCGGAGGTGATTTAAAATGGACTTTTGATAATTCGGTTGACGATGCATCTTCAACTGTAATTGCAGCATTAAAATCGGCTCTTACTAATTATACCGGAACATTAATTTCAGTACAAGGAGAAACAAATTTAGTAAGCAATCAGACGCTGACTTCAACAACCAATAATAATCAAACTGTAACTAGTGGAACAGCAATTGGTTCAATAGTTTTTACCTGGGGCGGAAGCGCAACAGATGCAACAGTAACAGGATTACCAGCATCAGGGATTACTTTTGTAAAAAATACTACTGCTAAAACCATTACGATTACCGGAACACCAACAGCGACTCTTTCATACTCAATTAGTACAATAGGAAGTGGAACAGCTGCTACAGGATCAGGGACGATTACAGTTACGTTGGCAAGTGCTCAAACTCTTACATCAACAACTAATAATAGTCAAACTGTAACAAGTGGAACGGCAATTAGTTCAATAGTCTTTACCTGGGGAGGAAGTGCGACAGATGCTACCGTAACAGGATTGCCGGCATCGGGAATTACTTTTGTAAAAAACACTTCGGCTAAAACTATTACTATTTCAGGAACACCAACAACAACGGTATCTTATTCTATTGCTACAACCGGAACAGGCACAGCAGTTACAGGATCTGGAACGATTACAGTTACAGGAACATCAACAGGAAACCAGGTTCATAACTTTACAACATCCGGAAAAACAAGTACATTTTACAGTATTACCGGAAATATGAATTCGACAGCAGGTTCTGTAACCTATGCCGGACTAACATTGACAGCCCGTTTAAAAATAGAGTCCAGCACATCTATTACATACACAACAACAGCTGCGTCGACATTAAAATTGGTATTCGATTCTAATTTTACAGGAACAATAAAAGTGAATAATGTGTCTTATACTGCAGTTTCAGGAGTAGTTACAGTATCGCTTCCTGCTGGGGTTAATACGATAACAAAAGGTTCTGTTGCAAATTTATATTACATCAGTACAACATATAATACTACAGCTCGTATGTCGGCAAACAGTTTTGCAGAAGAAGTGGCTTCTGCAAAACTGACGTTGTATCCAAATCCTGTTTCAAGTGAATTGAATATTGATTCAGATAAAGCAATTCAAAAAGTGGAAGTGTATAATTTAACAGGATTATTGGTAAATACACAACAAGGAAATAATAATAGTTTTGATATGAGTAATCTTGCCAATGGCAGTTATTTGGTAAAAGTTCATACTGAAACGAACGTCACTACTAAAATTATCATTAAAAAATAA